A portion of the Spartobacteria bacterium genome contains these proteins:
- a CDS encoding glycoside hydrolase family 13 protein, which produces MKASWNEGVIYQIVPDRFCCGGPNVKEKQAAGLFDSEAVTRCWTEPMQDRWGHEFYGGDLRGIIERIPYLKDMGIGTVYCTPVYPSPTFIKYDITDYCAIDPALGTMADFDELLSTLHQNGMRLIIDLVLNHCSNRHPWFLDAISRPDSSCRDWFTFSEYPRVYECWRNCGVIPELNFKNEAVVDAVIRGDRSPVVFWTKKGVDGLRLDCANDLGRELCALIRDTARSINPDVVVIGEVWNYAAGWLDVLDGAQTYYLTDAVLSLLNEKISASQFGAVVRALLNDAGAVKQSHCFNMLASHDYKRLMNTLDGDKVRAKIATLLQFTLPGIPFIYYGEECCMRGDGDGSDPMNRGAMCWDALAQDNHVSWYKKLCSLRRERPELRHGDFKDLTDQLTRCTAFIRHDPADPKQFGIAAVNPTDARQAFRLFIPHSDLYDAMRMVDWFSGKIIKYTNFLDIELEPCQGMYLIPEPRAVDNYNFYKRT; this is translated from the coding sequence ATGAAAGCATCATGGAATGAAGGTGTCATTTATCAGATCGTTCCCGATCGATTTTGCTGTGGCGGTCCCAACGTTAAAGAAAAACAGGCAGCAGGACTGTTTGATTCTGAAGCCGTCACGCGGTGCTGGACAGAACCTATGCAGGATCGCTGGGGACACGAATTCTACGGTGGCGATCTTCGCGGCATTATTGAACGTATTCCATACCTCAAAGATATGGGTATTGGAACGGTCTATTGCACTCCTGTCTATCCGTCACCGACCTTTATCAAGTACGATATCACAGATTATTGCGCCATCGATCCGGCACTGGGCACTATGGCTGATTTTGATGAATTGCTTAGCACATTGCACCAAAACGGGATGCGGCTGATTATTGACCTGGTGCTCAATCATTGCTCCAATCGGCATCCGTGGTTTCTGGATGCCATCAGTCGTCCGGATTCATCCTGTCGTGATTGGTTTACCTTTTCTGAATATCCCCGCGTATATGAGTGCTGGCGCAATTGCGGGGTGATTCCTGAATTGAATTTTAAAAACGAGGCGGTTGTCGATGCGGTGATTCGCGGCGACAGGAGTCCTGTTGTATTTTGGACGAAAAAAGGCGTCGATGGACTGCGTCTCGACTGTGCCAATGATTTGGGACGCGAATTATGTGCACTGATACGAGATACGGCTCGATCCATCAATCCGGATGTCGTCGTGATTGGCGAGGTATGGAATTACGCGGCTGGCTGGCTGGACGTATTGGATGGTGCTCAGACGTATTACTTGACCGATGCGGTATTGTCATTGCTCAATGAAAAAATATCAGCGTCGCAGTTTGGAGCTGTCGTTCGAGCTTTACTCAACGATGCTGGCGCGGTAAAGCAGTCTCACTGTTTCAATATGCTGGCCTCCCATGACTATAAACGTCTGATGAATACGTTGGACGGTGATAAGGTTCGCGCCAAAATCGCGACCCTGTTGCAGTTTACTCTGCCCGGGATCCCGTTCATTTATTATGGCGAAGAGTGTTGTATGCGTGGCGACGGAGATGGTTCCGACCCCATGAACCGTGGTGCCATGTGCTGGGATGCATTGGCACAGGACAACCATGTAAGCTGGTACAAAAAACTCTGTTCGCTGCGTAGAGAACGGCCGGAACTGCGGCATGGCGATTTTAAGGATCTGACCGATCAGCTGACCCGGTGCACCGCATTCATCCGACATGATCCAGCCGACCCCAAACAGTTCGGTATTGCGGCAGTCAATCCCACAGATGCCAGGCAGGCATTCCGACTGTTTATTCCTCATTCCGATCTATACGATGCCATGCGGATGGTCGACTGGTTTTCTGGGAAAATCATAAAATATACCAACTTTCTGGATATCGAACTGGAACCCTGTCAAGGCATGTATCTGATTCCCGAACCTCGGGCTGTAGACAATTATAATTTCTATAAACGCACCTAG
- a CDS encoding DMT family transporter produces the protein MNNAKSWQGNSMLLIAAAVWGGGFVAQRMGLDHVGPFTYNVCRFPVGALCLLAYHILIHRRQVKTPVPVHSLIKPVLICGSCMFMGASFQQYGLKYTTASNAGFVTGLYVIFVPLIGILLGHKNGVSVWLGCILAVSGMYLLSVSESMTINLGDALVFISALFWSFHVLSIGHFASRIDPIRFAIGQLVVCTLGSGIVATLTEPITWSSIQLASGAIIYGGVFSVGLGFTLQVFGQRNAPPAAAAIILSLESVFAALFGVLFLHEVLSPRALTGCVLMLSGMIFAQLDGFRSK, from the coding sequence ATGAATAATGCGAAGAGCTGGCAGGGAAATTCCATGCTGCTGATTGCGGCGGCCGTTTGGGGCGGCGGATTTGTCGCACAGCGAATGGGACTGGATCATGTCGGCCCGTTTACTTACAATGTCTGCCGATTTCCGGTGGGAGCGCTATGCTTACTCGCCTACCACATACTGATTCATCGGCGCCAAGTGAAAACACCAGTACCGGTGCACTCATTGATAAAACCTGTACTGATCTGCGGCAGCTGCATGTTCATGGGCGCATCCTTTCAGCAGTACGGTTTGAAATATACCACCGCATCCAACGCCGGGTTTGTAACGGGATTATACGTCATCTTCGTCCCGTTGATCGGCATTCTGCTGGGACACAAAAACGGAGTATCGGTGTGGCTGGGATGCATCCTCGCCGTTTCCGGGATGTACTTATTGAGCGTCTCAGAATCCATGACAATCAACCTGGGCGATGCACTGGTGTTCATCAGTGCCCTGTTCTGGTCATTCCACGTGCTGTCCATCGGCCACTTTGCATCGCGAATCGACCCCATCCGCTTTGCCATCGGCCAGTTAGTCGTCTGCACGCTGGGCAGTGGCATCGTAGCCACCCTGACCGAGCCCATCACCTGGTCATCCATTCAGCTAGCCTCTGGGGCTATTATTTACGGGGGTGTTTTTTCTGTGGGGCTTGGTTTTACATTGCAGGTCTTCGGTCAACGTAATGCGCCGCCTGCGGCGGCAGCCATTATATTAAGTCTAGAATCAGTCTTTGCAGCACTGTTCGGCGTGCTGTTTTTGCATGAAGTTCTATCGCCCCGGGCACTGACGGGATGTGTTCTCATGTTAAGCGGCATGATTTTCGCTCAGTTGGATGGATTTCGCAGTAAATAA